A window of the Leptospira brenneri genome harbors these coding sequences:
- a CDS encoding methyl-accepting chemotaxis protein yields MRKNLPVTDKEIEFSEETTITSKTDLKGIITYVNEDFMRISGYSEEELVGEPHNLIRHPDMPKLAFQDLWDTIKAENSWVGVVKNRAKSGDYYWVDANVSPIYEDGKHVGYMSVRTKATRNQIRNAEELYNTINSGKYKPKKNGLLTKLSTRMIFITQTIVSGILLVLFSKDSNPSFSFFSSPLFYGMGFGLFFILSAIGYWKITTNSNAYNHAKRYLENLIRGKLKFDVDLEKVGECADLLILIRKTQVEFRGMISQLIGNAEIVKSQIGGLTYAVEHIHKAFQELSNAMFTLADSSNVTRESSENIFHQMDSLNHLITNIRSESNTVQLESTEAYQFSLIGKDRSDKAIAQFLKAKNQIFKTSETIKELGEKTKAIRKITETIAAISEKTNLLSLNASIESARAGEAGKGFAVVAGEVGKLAEQSNKSVKEISSFIAELTTKILQTVTDIQDGLTEVETGSLEFETVQVEMDKILKNAEETKVSAEKIHGSTEGTESMSGSVLGNIEKIQTQLVHTSSIVEELSAAANEQKQTIAAIEGSIANLAQVADRLDSVAIRFQF; encoded by the coding sequence ATGCGCAAGAATCTGCCCGTTACAGACAAAGAAATCGAATTTTCGGAAGAGACAACGATCACTTCAAAAACGGATCTAAAGGGAATCATCACTTATGTGAATGAAGATTTTATGCGAATCAGTGGATACTCAGAAGAGGAACTGGTAGGGGAACCACATAATCTCATCCGTCATCCCGATATGCCTAAGCTTGCCTTCCAAGATTTATGGGATACCATCAAGGCCGAAAACTCTTGGGTGGGTGTTGTCAAAAACCGCGCTAAATCGGGAGATTATTATTGGGTCGATGCGAATGTGTCTCCCATCTATGAAGATGGAAAACATGTGGGTTATATGTCGGTGCGAACCAAAGCAACAAGAAACCAGATTCGTAATGCAGAAGAATTATATAATACAATCAACTCTGGAAAATATAAACCAAAGAAAAATGGTTTATTGACTAAGTTATCGACTCGGATGATTTTCATTACACAAACGATTGTTAGTGGAATTTTGTTAGTTTTGTTTTCAAAAGATTCAAATCCAAGTTTTTCTTTTTTTTCAAGTCCTTTGTTTTATGGAATGGGTTTTGGATTATTTTTCATTTTGTCTGCAATCGGGTATTGGAAGATTACTACTAATTCCAATGCTTACAATCACGCAAAAAGATATCTCGAAAATTTAATTCGGGGAAAACTTAAGTTTGATGTAGATTTGGAAAAAGTAGGAGAGTGTGCAGATCTTCTTATTTTGATCCGAAAAACTCAGGTAGAATTTCGTGGGATGATCTCTCAACTAATCGGAAATGCTGAAATTGTAAAATCACAGATTGGAGGCCTTACTTATGCAGTGGAACATATCCATAAAGCATTTCAAGAACTCTCCAATGCCATGTTTACGTTAGCAGATTCTAGTAATGTGACTCGTGAAAGTTCGGAAAACATCTTTCATCAAATGGATTCACTGAACCATCTCATTACAAATATACGATCGGAATCCAATACAGTACAACTCGAATCCACAGAAGCGTATCAGTTTTCTCTGATAGGGAAAGATCGCTCTGACAAAGCAATTGCGCAGTTTCTAAAGGCCAAAAATCAAATTTTTAAAACTTCGGAGACCATCAAAGAATTGGGAGAAAAAACCAAGGCCATCCGAAAAATTACTGAAACGATTGCAGCTATTTCAGAAAAGACCAACTTACTTTCCTTAAATGCATCCATTGAATCTGCAAGAGCAGGAGAGGCTGGAAAAGGTTTTGCAGTGGTTGCAGGAGAAGTGGGAAAACTTGCAGAACAATCAAATAAATCCGTGAAAGAAATTTCAAGTTTTATCGCCGAACTGACAACGAAGATTCTGCAAACAGTGACTGATATCCAAGATGGACTTACAGAAGTGGAAACTGGTTCTTTGGAATTTGAAACCGTTCAAGTAGAAATGGATAAAATTTTAAAGAATGCAGAAGAAACCAAAGTGAGCGCTGAAAAAATTCATGGGTCTACAGAGGGAACGGAATCGATGTCCGGGAGTGTTCTAGGGAATATAGAAAAGATCCAAACTCAACTGGTCCATACTTCTTCGATTGTGGAAGAGTTGTCCGCTGCTGCAAACGAACAAAAACAAACGATTGCTGCGATTGAAGGATCCATCGCCAATTTGGCA